One window of Alteromonas sp. LMIT006 genomic DNA carries:
- a CDS encoding family 16 glycosylhydrolase, giving the protein MKKTLLNKSRIAAILAAATLVGCGGSASDSATVTDITTVNPIQPVTDWQLVWADEFDGNAIDAEKWSHEVNCDGGGNQELQCYTDSAENSFVSDGTLKIVAKLNEGATGDSDDDYTSARLNTQYKGDFKYGRIEMRAKLPKGQGTWPAFWMMPTDSVYGGWPKSGEVDIVEAVNLGADRADGSEETNIYGTIHYGAGPSSDFSGAAHTPSSNPADSFNRYAIEWQEGEIRWYFNDVLYATQRQSELRTNSSGEVTGLRHRGWYAELYDIATGQLETDYSSAPFDQDFFLILNLAVGGSWPSSVNEGGVDPTMFTGAGQTYEIDYVRVYQCAADPQTGRGCETTAPGYNVPVEDGGKLVSGKAPSPTLSAGEPDPITIFDDETNLSWVAWDCCGGTTPALVADDAARGNVYEFTVSESGGANGTVFGFITRSLFLPQDPSLGISAAPHNALAMAESGYVTFDVKVMSQPTDADARWMFKIEADEGNAGAWEQPLSNFGPAPSVGQWTTYQIPLADIQAAGVDLTSLDVIMVFPEWMRGAGAVFRMDNVAILDGAATGGTPDVVYEPAAFTEAFGNASVTDNTFIFPTGAEAWAGFANLNDSIYPMQFPNGGSISFTAFVPEGSPDVDVRFVFEFNPYPDVNPTFGSDVVTVSGSEARTYTIELPAQDAENTYSSFLLYLNTQDAPVNITNVVVTQKGISAGTPDVDYDPAAFTEAFGNASITDGNTYLFPTGAEAWAGFANLNDSIYPMEFPNGGKVTFRAAIPEGGVAVDVRYVFEFNPYPDVNPTFGTDVVTVNTTELTTYTVEFPAQDAGNTYSSFLMYLNTQDAPVTITDVVVTQKGQAGAVAADVETDPAAFTEAFGNASVTEGTFVFPTGAEDWAGFANMTDTMYPLQFPNGGKITFTGSAPEGSSGANVRFVFEFNPYPDVNPTFGVGPVFVSGAEATYTIEIPAQDAENTYSSFLMYLNDRDAPVNVSNVVVTQYQIGDLELPAGGNTGGDAGGDTGGDTGGDTGGSSSPYAVMQPFADSGAVKDGDTYTVPNDAVEWAGFANDNATLYPFNFANGGTITFTAALPEGGAQADVRFRFENAPYPDVNPAFDAGTISVSTTTPTTYTINVEARPAEENYSSLLMYVDTRDTPVIITNIEVTETPMPGEEVATAVMQPFADSGAVKDGDTYTVPAAAVDWAGFANDNADLYPFNFANGGTITFTASIPEGGATADVRFRFENAPYPDVNPAFNAGSVTVDASTPTSYTITVEARPADENYSSLLMYVDTRDAPVTITNIVVTEAEATVTAANAVMQPFADSGAIKDGDTYTVPTSAVEWAGFANDNAELYPFNFANGGTITFTAALPEGGAQADVRFRFENAPYPDVNPAFDAGSVSVSTTTATTYTINIEARPAEENYSSLLMYVDTRDTPVIITNIVVSENPAAGEAVATAVMQPFADSGAVKDGDTYTVPATAVEWAGFANDNADLYPFNFATGGTITFTGAIPGDGTPADVRFRFEKAPYPDVNPAFDAGTITVSGVDENTYTITVPAQDAANNYSSLLMYVDTRDAPVIVKNIVVTDSE; this is encoded by the coding sequence ATGAAGAAAACACTCTTGAATAAATCAAGAATCGCAGCGATTTTAGCCGCAGCAACCCTTGTCGGTTGTGGTGGCAGTGCCAGTGATTCAGCGACAGTTACTGATATTACAACTGTCAATCCAATACAACCTGTCACTGATTGGCAGCTAGTTTGGGCAGACGAATTTGATGGCAATGCCATCGATGCAGAAAAATGGTCCCACGAAGTCAACTGTGACGGCGGCGGCAACCAAGAACTTCAGTGCTACACTGATTCCGCAGAGAACTCGTTTGTCTCTGACGGCACACTAAAAATTGTAGCCAAACTCAATGAAGGTGCCACAGGTGATAGTGATGATGATTACACCTCAGCCCGACTAAATACTCAATACAAAGGCGACTTTAAGTACGGTCGTATTGAGATGCGTGCAAAATTGCCAAAAGGTCAAGGTACATGGCCTGCCTTTTGGATGATGCCGACAGATTCTGTATACGGCGGCTGGCCGAAGTCTGGTGAAGTCGATATTGTCGAAGCAGTCAACCTTGGCGCAGACCGTGCCGATGGTTCTGAGGAAACTAATATCTATGGCACGATTCATTATGGCGCTGGACCAAGCAGTGATTTTTCTGGTGCGGCTCATACGCCATCAAGTAACCCAGCTGATTCGTTCAATCGCTATGCAATTGAATGGCAAGAGGGTGAAATTCGTTGGTACTTCAATGACGTATTGTATGCGACCCAAAGACAGTCTGAGTTGCGAACTAATTCAAGCGGCGAGGTAACAGGTTTACGTCATCGCGGTTGGTATGCTGAACTCTATGATATTGCGACGGGTCAATTAGAGACAGATTACTCTTCTGCTCCTTTTGACCAAGATTTCTTCTTGATTTTGAACCTTGCAGTAGGTGGTTCGTGGCCGTCATCAGTCAATGAAGGTGGTGTTGATCCGACGATGTTTACTGGTGCAGGTCAAACATATGAAATTGATTATGTTCGCGTGTATCAATGTGCAGCAGACCCACAAACAGGTCGTGGCTGTGAAACGACGGCGCCAGGTTATAATGTGCCAGTAGAAGATGGTGGTAAACTTGTTTCAGGTAAAGCACCTTCTCCAACACTTTCTGCCGGCGAACCGGATCCTATTACTATTTTTGATGATGAAACAAACTTAAGCTGGGTGGCTTGGGACTGCTGCGGCGGCACCACTCCTGCATTGGTCGCTGACGACGCGGCTCGTGGCAATGTTTACGAGTTCACCGTATCTGAATCAGGCGGTGCAAACGGCACGGTATTTGGTTTCATTACGCGTTCTTTGTTCTTACCACAAGATCCTTCATTAGGTATTTCTGCGGCGCCACATAATGCTCTGGCCATGGCTGAAAGTGGTTATGTAACATTTGACGTCAAGGTCATGTCACAGCCGACCGATGCTGACGCACGTTGGATGTTTAAAATAGAAGCAGATGAAGGAAATGCAGGAGCATGGGAACAGCCGTTGTCTAACTTTGGCCCAGCACCAAGTGTGGGTCAATGGACAACATATCAAATCCCACTTGCTGACATTCAAGCAGCTGGTGTTGATTTGACTTCACTTGATGTCATTATGGTATTCCCAGAGTGGATGCGTGGTGCTGGTGCGGTATTCCGTATGGACAATGTTGCCATTTTAGACGGCGCAGCAACGGGTGGAACGCCTGATGTTGTGTATGAACCAGCAGCGTTTACTGAAGCATTCGGTAATGCATCGGTCACTGATAACACGTTTATTTTCCCAACAGGGGCAGAAGCATGGGCTGGTTTTGCTAACTTAAATGACAGCATTTACCCAATGCAATTCCCGAATGGTGGTTCAATTAGCTTCACGGCATTTGTGCCTGAAGGTAGCCCTGACGTAGATGTGCGTTTCGTATTCGAATTTAACCCATATCCAGACGTCAATCCAACCTTTGGTTCGGATGTAGTCACGGTATCCGGTTCGGAAGCTCGTACTTATACAATTGAATTACCTGCGCAAGATGCAGAGAATACGTATTCATCATTCTTGCTGTACCTTAATACCCAAGATGCACCAGTAAACATTACTAATGTCGTGGTTACGCAAAAAGGCATCTCGGCGGGTACGCCAGACGTGGATTACGATCCTGCAGCGTTTACCGAAGCGTTTGGTAATGCGTCTATCACAGATGGTAACACTTATCTCTTCCCCACAGGGGCTGAGGCATGGGCTGGTTTTGCTAACTTAAATGATAGCATCTACCCAATGGAATTCCCGAACGGCGGTAAAGTTACATTCCGTGCGGCGATTCCAGAAGGTGGTGTGGCAGTTGATGTACGCTATGTCTTTGAATTCAACCCATATCCAGATGTGAATCCAACCTTTGGCACAGACGTGGTGACAGTAAATACCACTGAATTAACGACTTATACAGTTGAATTCCCTGCACAAGATGCGGGTAATACATATAGCTCATTCTTGATGTATCTAAATACTCAAGATGCGCCGGTAACCATTACCGATGTCGTTGTGACTCAAAAAGGTCAAGCAGGTGCAGTTGCTGCTGATGTAGAAACTGACCCAGCGGCGTTTACTGAGGCATTTGGTAACGCGTCAGTTACCGAGGGCACTTTTGTGTTCCCAACTGGGGCAGAAGATTGGGCTGGTTTTGCAAACATGACTGATACTATGTATCCGTTGCAGTTCCCTAACGGCGGCAAAATTACCTTCACTGGTTCAGCCCCGGAAGGCAGCTCGGGTGCGAATGTACGCTTTGTGTTTGAATTTAATCCGTATCCAGACGTCAATCCAACATTTGGTGTGGGTCCAGTGTTTGTATCAGGTGCAGAAGCAACCTATACCATTGAGATTCCAGCACAAGATGCGGAAAATACATATAGCTCTTTCTTGATGTATCTCAACGACCGTGATGCGCCAGTCAATGTATCTAATGTTGTTGTGACTCAATATCAAATTGGCGACCTAGAATTACCAGCCGGTGGTAACACAGGTGGTGACGCTGGTGGCGACACAGGCGGTGATACTGGTGGCGACACTGGTGGTTCAAGCTCACCATATGCGGTCATGCAACCATTTGCTGATTCAGGCGCAGTGAAAGACGGCGATACTTATACTGTTCCAAATGATGCAGTAGAGTGGGCTGGTTTCGCGAATGACAATGCAACGTTATATCCATTTAATTTTGCAAACGGCGGTACCATTACGTTTACTGCAGCGTTACCTGAAGGTGGAGCACAGGCTGACGTTCGTTTCCGTTTTGAAAATGCACCTTACCCAGATGTAAACCCTGCATTTGATGCGGGTACAATTTCTGTTAGTACTACGACTCCGACAACGTACACAATTAATGTCGAAGCTCGTCCAGCAGAAGAAAATTACAGCTCTCTATTAATGTATGTTGACACGCGCGATACGCCGGTGATTATTACAAATATTGAGGTAACTGAAACGCCAATGCCTGGTGAGGAAGTTGCTACGGCTGTGATGCAACCATTTGCGGATTCAGGTGCTGTGAAGGACGGTGATACTTACACCGTTCCTGCAGCGGCAGTGGACTGGGCTGGATTTGCAAACGATAATGCTGATTTGTATCCCTTCAATTTCGCAAATGGCGGTACAATTACATTTACTGCTTCTATCCCAGAGGGTGGTGCTACTGCAGATGTTCGTTTCCGTTTCGAAAACGCACCCTATCCTGACGTCAATCCAGCGTTTAACGCAGGTAGCGTGACTGTTGATGCATCAACTCCGACCTCGTATACCATTACGGTAGAAGCTCGTCCAGCAGATGAAAACTACAGTTCATTGTTGATGTATGTGGATACCCGTGATGCTCCAGTTACTATTACCAATATAGTAGTAACAGAAGCTGAAGCGACGGTCACAGCAGCAAATGCAGTAATGCAACCCTTTGCAGATTCGGGTGCAATTAAGGACGGTGATACTTACACCGTCCCTACTAGCGCAGTAGAGTGGGCAGGGTTTGCAAATGACAATGCGGAGCTGTACCCATTTAATTTTGCCAACGGCGGTACCATTACGTTTACTGCAGCGTTACCTGAGGGTGGGGCTCAGGCTGACGTGCGTTTCCGTTTCGAAAACGCACCTTACCCTGATGTAAATCCTGCGTTCGATGCAGGTTCTGTTTCGGTAAGTACGACAACAGCAACAACTTATACAATTAATATAGAAGCTCGTCCTGCAGAAGAAAACTACAGCTCATTATTGATGTATGTAGATACACGTGATACGCCTGTAATAATTACAAATATTGTGGTGTCAGAGAACCCTGCGGCTGGTGAAGCAGTTGCAACTGCTGTAATGCAACCATTTGCAGATTCAGGTGCAGTAAAAGATGGTGACACTTATACTGTTCCTGCTACAGCAGTAGAATGGGCAGGTTTCGCAAACGATAACGCGGATTTGTATCCATTTAATTTTGCAACGGGTGGCACAATTACATTTACTGGAGCCATACCAGGTGATGGCACTCCTGCTGACGTGCGCTTCCGTTTTGAAAAAGCTCCATATCCTGATGTAAACCCTGCATTCGACGCAGGCACTATAACGGTGAGTGGTGTTGATGAAAATACTTACACCATAACTGTGCCAGCACAAGATGCGGCAAATAATTACAGCTCATTACTGATGTACGTTGATACACGGGATGCACCAGTGATCGTGAAAAATATCGTTGTTACTGATTCTGAGTAA
- a CDS encoding VF530 family DNA-binding protein yields the protein MTQQQPNNPLHGIKLEQIVTELQAHYGWSPLYARIRINCFSKDPSIKSSLKFLRRTPWARDKVEALYLETFFGDKKGSV from the coding sequence GTGACACAACAACAACCCAACAACCCTCTTCATGGCATAAAGCTGGAACAAATAGTGACTGAACTACAGGCCCATTACGGCTGGTCTCCTCTGTATGCCCGAATCCGCATCAACTGTTTTAGCAAAGACCCTTCGATCAAATCGTCACTGAAGTTTTTGCGACGCACTCCTTGGGCGAGGGATAAAGTGGAAGCCTTGTATCTCGAGACATTCTTTGGTGACAAAAAAGGGAGCGTTTAG
- a CDS encoding alpha-amylase family glycosyl hydrolase translates to MRVFLLFCMTLTLVGCGGGSADSVSVTPVNTPSNQAPEITSFTLANVSEQGLVTLNWQVTDSDTTNLRCTLTMQGASPETHQVNNCILTTQFVFTVAQNGTYSARLDVSDGSETTSQTLAVTVTQIPPPDTSIRTMKIYYLHSSGFYAGWGLHLWGNSVDPQYVTTWQNAMPPTRVENDYAYWEVPIIDEDQIFSFIVHFGDLKSPNYDLILTPATFGDTVWVTEGSVAAEGPGITATPFSTEAEARAALEQVMANNGNESERLDFSSIEPLPVEQNIADDWWQSANFMEIYVRGYQDSDGDGVGDFNGLTQRLPYLAELGITALWLMPIMESADNDHGYETQNYRDVESDYGTLADFQNMLDEADRLGIAIIIDYVMNHAASQNPLFQDAASSPNHPLRDWFIWNDTVDNRWQLWGRTPWRNSPYGVYYGAFTERMPDFNLRNQAVLDYHKDSMRFWLNMGVDGFRFDAVGVLIENGIGQLENQPQNLTVMGEMASVLDDYPYAYIVCEAPGQFRDMAKPDSCVNAFNFSAGHTILESVRNRSISAGLLNELNQANRDQMPMILANHDFFAGNRVYNQLNGDMTQYRLASAMYLLLSPQPFTYYGEEIGMAAGANMQPDASLRTPMSWNNDATHAGFSTSTPFRALSQNASVNNVEAQQLDSSSLYYWYQSLYALRSAHPVISTGEMNVLTSSNERVLAFTRTHEDSKYLVAINVGSQSGTLSHALGQSALSLLNTDDVSFSASMVLPPGFVGVWQLATE, encoded by the coding sequence ATGCGTGTATTTTTGTTGTTCTGTATGACGTTGACTCTTGTGGGATGTGGTGGAGGCAGTGCTGACTCTGTTTCCGTCACGCCAGTGAACACACCGTCTAATCAAGCGCCAGAAATTACTTCATTTACTTTGGCGAATGTATCTGAGCAAGGATTAGTAACCTTAAATTGGCAAGTGACAGATAGTGATACGACCAATTTGCGTTGTACTTTGACAATGCAAGGGGCATCGCCAGAAACGCATCAAGTGAATAATTGTATTTTGACCACACAGTTTGTGTTTACAGTGGCTCAAAATGGAACCTATAGCGCACGGTTAGACGTCAGTGATGGAAGTGAAACAACCTCCCAGACACTGGCAGTGACAGTTACTCAAATTCCGCCACCGGATACTAGTATACGCACTATGAAGATTTATTATCTTCACTCAAGTGGTTTTTATGCTGGCTGGGGCTTGCATTTGTGGGGCAATTCAGTCGACCCTCAGTATGTTACGACCTGGCAAAATGCCATGCCCCCAACCCGTGTGGAAAACGATTATGCGTATTGGGAAGTACCGATTATTGATGAAGACCAAATTTTTAGTTTTATTGTGCATTTTGGCGACCTCAAAAGTCCGAATTACGATTTGATCCTTACTCCTGCGACCTTTGGTGATACCGTGTGGGTCACTGAAGGCAGTGTCGCGGCAGAAGGGCCTGGAATAACGGCGACTCCATTTAGCACTGAGGCCGAAGCAAGAGCGGCATTAGAACAAGTCATGGCAAACAATGGCAATGAAAGCGAGAGGCTAGATTTTTCTTCCATAGAGCCACTACCGGTAGAGCAAAATATCGCTGATGATTGGTGGCAAAGCGCCAATTTTATGGAGATTTATGTCCGTGGGTATCAAGACTCTGATGGGGATGGAGTCGGAGATTTTAATGGTTTGACCCAGCGACTTCCGTATTTAGCTGAGCTTGGGATTACCGCACTTTGGTTGATGCCCATCATGGAGTCAGCGGATAACGATCACGGCTATGAAACGCAAAATTATCGAGATGTTGAAAGCGATTATGGCACTTTAGCTGATTTTCAAAATATGTTGGATGAGGCTGACCGTTTAGGGATCGCGATAATTATTGATTACGTGATGAATCATGCAGCATCACAAAATCCATTGTTCCAAGATGCGGCCTCAAGTCCGAATCATCCGTTGCGAGATTGGTTTATTTGGAATGATACAGTGGATAATCGCTGGCAGCTGTGGGGACGCACACCCTGGCGCAATAGCCCGTATGGGGTGTATTACGGCGCATTTACCGAGCGCATGCCAGATTTTAATTTGCGCAATCAAGCGGTGTTGGACTATCACAAAGACAGTATGCGATTTTGGCTCAACATGGGGGTGGATGGATTTCGTTTTGATGCGGTTGGAGTACTGATTGAAAACGGCATCGGTCAGCTTGAAAATCAGCCGCAAAACCTAACGGTGATGGGGGAAATGGCGTCTGTTCTAGATGATTATCCTTATGCCTATATTGTGTGCGAAGCGCCAGGACAATTTCGCGATATGGCCAAACCTGATAGTTGTGTGAACGCGTTTAATTTCAGTGCTGGGCATACCATCTTGGAAAGTGTGCGCAATCGCAGTATTTCGGCTGGATTACTCAATGAACTCAATCAAGCGAACCGCGATCAAATGCCGATGATATTGGCCAATCATGATTTTTTTGCGGGTAATCGTGTATATAACCAACTCAATGGTGATATGACGCAGTATCGTTTGGCCAGTGCAATGTACCTATTGCTCTCTCCACAACCGTTTACGTATTACGGTGAGGAGATCGGAATGGCTGCTGGGGCGAATATGCAACCTGACGCATCATTACGCACGCCAATGAGTTGGAATAACGACGCTACACATGCGGGATTTTCAACGAGTACTCCGTTTCGGGCTTTATCTCAAAATGCCTCTGTGAACAATGTTGAAGCCCAGCAGTTAGATAGTTCGTCTTTGTATTATTGGTATCAATCTTTGTATGCATTGCGCAGTGCGCATCCGGTGATAAGTACTGGTGAGATGAACGTGTTAACTAGCAGCAATGAGCGCGTACTTGCCTTTACTCGAACGCATGAAGATTCTAAGTATCTTGTTGCTATCAACGTAGGGAGCCAAAGTGGGACGTTGAGCCATGCGTTGGGACAATCTGCTCTGAGTCTTTTGAATACTGACGACGTTTCTTTCTCGGCTAGCATGGTTTTGCCTCCAGGTTTTGTCGGCGTCTGGCAACTAGCCACTGAATAG
- the gnd gene encoding decarboxylating NADP(+)-dependent phosphogluconate dehydrogenase produces MKALSDIGLVGLAVMGENLILNMASKGYTVTAFNRSYDKVEKFLNGRAQGKTIRGAKDIPEFVASLEKPRKVMLMVKAGQPVDDFIEKLIPHLEPGDIIIDGGNTHYPDTNRRTQYLREKGLHFIGTGVSGGEEGALTGPSIMPGGAPEAWHSVKDIFQNISAKVTDTATGEQAPCCDWVGEDGAGHFVKMVHNGIEYGDMQLICEAYHIMHDVVGLNSDEIADVLEEWSKTELDSYLIDISIDICRYKDTDGSPLVEKILDTAGQKGTGKWTGVTALELGIPLTLIAESVFARCISAQKDARVAASSVLSGPSKAKFTGDKQSFLESLRQALLMAKMISYAQGYDLMTEAAKEFGWHLNYGGIALMWRGGCIIRSAFLDNIKVAYDNNPELSNLLLDPYFSETVQNAQSGLRQVLGQSISVGIPTPCLSAALNYFDSYRTARLPANLLQAQRDYFGAHTYERLDGPRGEFHHTNWTGRGGDTASTTYDV; encoded by the coding sequence ATGAAAGCATTGTCGGATATTGGTTTAGTGGGTTTGGCTGTAATGGGGGAAAATCTCATTCTGAATATGGCATCCAAAGGCTATACAGTCACCGCCTTTAACCGTTCTTATGACAAAGTGGAAAAGTTTCTAAATGGTCGAGCTCAAGGTAAAACCATTCGCGGTGCAAAGGACATACCTGAGTTTGTTGCGTCGTTAGAAAAACCCCGTAAGGTCATGCTAATGGTCAAAGCTGGCCAACCAGTCGATGATTTTATCGAAAAGCTCATCCCACATTTAGAACCCGGTGACATCATCATTGATGGCGGCAACACGCATTATCCAGATACTAATCGACGCACTCAGTATTTACGTGAAAAAGGCTTACACTTTATTGGTACTGGCGTTTCAGGTGGTGAAGAAGGTGCGTTAACCGGTCCTTCAATCATGCCAGGCGGTGCCCCAGAGGCGTGGCACAGCGTCAAAGACATTTTCCAAAATATCTCAGCCAAAGTAACCGATACTGCAACGGGGGAGCAAGCGCCATGTTGTGACTGGGTCGGTGAAGACGGCGCTGGCCACTTTGTCAAAATGGTGCACAACGGAATCGAATATGGTGATATGCAGCTGATTTGTGAGGCATATCATATTATGCATGACGTGGTCGGTTTGAATTCAGACGAAATCGCTGATGTACTAGAAGAGTGGTCGAAGACTGAGCTCGATTCTTACTTAATTGATATCAGTATTGATATTTGTCGTTATAAAGATACAGATGGCTCACCATTGGTTGAAAAAATCCTCGACACGGCTGGCCAAAAAGGTACCGGGAAATGGACCGGGGTGACGGCGCTGGAGTTAGGGATCCCTCTTACTTTAATCGCTGAATCGGTATTTGCGCGTTGTATCAGTGCACAAAAAGATGCACGTGTAGCGGCTTCATCGGTGTTATCTGGTCCGTCAAAAGCTAAATTTACTGGCGACAAACAATCCTTTTTAGAAAGTTTACGTCAGGCATTGCTGATGGCGAAAATGATTTCATACGCCCAAGGCTATGATTTGATGACTGAAGCGGCCAAAGAGTTTGGCTGGCACCTTAACTATGGTGGCATCGCATTAATGTGGCGTGGCGGTTGTATTATTCGCTCGGCCTTCTTAGACAACATCAAAGTTGCCTATGATAACAATCCCGAATTGTCTAACTTGTTGCTTGATCCCTACTTTAGTGAGACAGTGCAGAATGCACAAAGCGGTCTGCGCCAGGTGTTAGGTCAATCGATTAGTGTAGGCATTCCGACGCCTTGTTTATCAGCGGCATTGAATTATTTTGATTCGTATCGCACAGCTCGACTGCCTGCTAACCTATTACAAGCACAACGCGATTATTTTGGTGCGCACACCTATGAGCGTTTAGATGGTCCTCGTGGTGAATTCCACCATACCAATTGGACAGGACGCGGTGGCGATACTGCCTCAACGACTTACGATGTGTAA
- a CDS encoding carbohydrate kinase: MKAIYCIGELLIDFVCTDKGTDLSIGENFLKKPGGAPANVAAAAARLGGNAHFVGAVGTDPFGNFLADYITQFGVDTDLLQRSDRPTTLAFVALAEDGERDFVFNRGADADLQLNDELLDMINRGGLYHFGAATCFLPGALKETYRIVLDSVKDKGNFISFDPNYRDAFWAGHEKEFVAHCQPFIEKANVVKVSDEELELLTGQKDIEQGAQQLLDKGPEVIFVTLGAKGCYVATHEEHFIIPPYQIDVQDTTGAGDAFIGAILYQVAVQGWHTDKEHLTSYVQFASKVGGLVCSKLGAMTALPTLEQVNSTVFVEKTAS; this comes from the coding sequence GTGAAAGCAATTTACTGTATTGGCGAGTTACTGATTGATTTTGTGTGTACCGACAAAGGGACAGACTTATCCATAGGTGAGAATTTTTTAAAAAAACCAGGCGGAGCCCCTGCTAACGTTGCTGCAGCGGCAGCGCGTCTCGGTGGTAATGCGCATTTTGTCGGAGCTGTGGGAACGGACCCTTTTGGCAATTTTTTGGCTGATTACATTACTCAATTCGGGGTAGATACTGATTTGTTGCAACGTTCAGACCGACCGACAACGCTCGCATTTGTTGCCTTAGCTGAAGACGGCGAACGCGATTTTGTGTTCAATCGAGGTGCTGATGCTGATCTGCAACTTAACGATGAGTTGCTGGATATGATCAATCGCGGTGGTTTGTATCACTTTGGGGCGGCGACTTGTTTTTTACCAGGTGCACTCAAAGAAACCTATCGCATTGTATTAGACAGCGTCAAAGATAAAGGGAATTTTATTAGTTTTGATCCGAACTATCGGGATGCGTTTTGGGCTGGACATGAAAAAGAATTTGTTGCGCACTGCCAACCGTTCATTGAAAAAGCCAATGTGGTTAAAGTCAGTGATGAGGAGCTTGAGTTGCTCACCGGTCAAAAGGATATTGAACAGGGTGCTCAGCAACTATTAGACAAAGGTCCGGAGGTGATATTTGTAACATTAGGCGCGAAAGGATGTTATGTCGCTACTCATGAAGAGCATTTTATTATCCCGCCATATCAGATTGATGTTCAAGATACGACAGGTGCCGGAGACGCTTTCATTGGCGCGATACTGTATCAAGTTGCGGTACAGGGGTGGCATACCGATAAGGAACATTTAACCAGTTATGTGCAATTTGCGTCAAAAGTAGGTGGTCTTGTGTGCTCCAAACTTGGTGCCATGACCGCACTTCCGACTCTCGAACAAGTGAATTCAACTGTATTTGTTGAAAAAACAGCCAGCTGA
- a CDS encoding DNA alkylation repair protein: MPKSFKQHYNHQSITALGKTITANYPDFPLENFVHEASHNIESLEFKARSQQITQALVNHLPHDFADAIATLMASLAPDFDALRVDAAQAGWTIQDFAPEGISGWMIMPCADFVALRGVTDAHFALSMTALEAMTSRFSAEFAIRPFLRDFPKRTLAQCLHWTKHSNQHVRRLASEGTRPVLPWGMKLPELGADPKLSLPILDALKDDPSDYVRKSVANHLNDHSKLHPDWVCATATSWWQLDKARQRLLKHGCRTLLKQGHIQTLALFGFGGVQANVVLTLSSASILMGGAIDIQLSIESTSAQEQRMMIDYVVWHQKANGTKSPKVFKWKELVIPAEQTVEIIKSHTIKPISTRTYYAGEHSIEVQINGTSCGHVDFELEL, translated from the coding sequence ATGCCAAAGTCTTTCAAACAACACTATAACCATCAATCCATTACGGCTCTTGGCAAAACAATAACCGCGAATTATCCTGATTTCCCACTTGAAAATTTTGTCCATGAAGCAAGTCATAACATCGAATCCTTGGAGTTTAAGGCGCGTTCACAACAAATTACTCAAGCCTTAGTCAACCATTTACCGCACGATTTTGCTGATGCTATTGCGACCTTAATGGCCTCACTGGCGCCCGATTTTGACGCGTTAAGAGTGGATGCAGCGCAAGCAGGCTGGACTATCCAAGATTTTGCTCCGGAAGGCATTTCTGGTTGGATGATTATGCCATGTGCGGATTTTGTTGCACTCAGAGGAGTAACGGATGCACATTTTGCGTTGAGTATGACGGCGCTTGAAGCCATGACCAGCCGATTCAGTGCTGAGTTTGCTATACGGCCTTTTTTACGAGACTTTCCCAAGCGCACTCTCGCACAATGTTTGCACTGGACTAAGCACTCGAATCAGCATGTTCGACGCCTTGCTTCGGAAGGCACCAGACCGGTTCTACCTTGGGGGATGAAGCTCCCAGAACTTGGTGCCGATCCAAAGTTAAGCTTACCAATATTGGATGCATTAAAAGACGACCCTAGTGATTATGTACGAAAATCCGTTGCTAACCATCTAAACGATCACAGTAAGCTTCATCCTGATTGGGTGTGTGCAACTGCAACATCATGGTGGCAACTTGATAAAGCCAGACAACGTTTACTCAAACATGGATGTCGCACCTTGCTTAAACAAGGTCATATTCAAACCTTGGCGCTATTCGGTTTTGGCGGGGTACAAGCGAATGTCGTTCTGACGCTTTCAAGCGCATCGATACTGATGGGAGGAGCAATCGACATTCAGCTGTCAATTGAAAGTACCTCAGCTCAGGAACAACGCATGATGATTGATTACGTTGTTTGGCATCAAAAAGCCAACGGAACAAAAAGCCCCAAAGTATTCAAATGGAAGGAACTCGTAATCCCTGCTGAACAGACCGTGGAGATTATCAAATCCCATACCATCAAACCCATCAGTACCCGAACTTACTATGCTGGGGAACATTCAATAGAAGTCCAGATAAATGGAACATCGTGTGGACATGTGGATTTTGAATTAGAGTTGTAG